The Thermonema lapsum genome window below encodes:
- a CDS encoding isoprenyl transferase — MVSLEEIKKQAVPKHIAIIMDGNGRWAKQRGAARVFGHQNAVEAVRAAVEGCGEAGVGFLTLYAFSTENWARPRQEVNALMSLLVSTIRQEVKKLNENNVRLKAIGQLSDLPPTAQQELQDAIALTAHNTGLTLTLALSYSGRWDLTQAMQRMAEDVRYGRLQPEAITADTIGRYLSTSFMPEPELLIRTSGEMRISNFMLWELAYTELYFTPILWPDFRKQHLFEAIRSFQQRERRFGKISEQVKSE; from the coding sequence ATGGTTTCATTAGAAGAAATTAAAAAACAGGCAGTGCCCAAGCATATAGCTATTATCATGGATGGTAACGGGCGCTGGGCTAAACAACGGGGAGCAGCCCGTGTTTTTGGGCATCAAAATGCTGTTGAGGCAGTGCGTGCAGCTGTAGAAGGATGCGGCGAAGCGGGGGTAGGGTTTCTTACCCTTTATGCCTTTTCTACAGAAAATTGGGCACGCCCTCGCCAAGAGGTGAATGCCTTGATGAGCCTGCTGGTATCTACTATACGCCAAGAGGTGAAAAAGCTGAATGAAAACAATGTGCGTCTGAAAGCCATAGGGCAACTGAGCGACTTGCCGCCGACCGCTCAACAAGAACTACAAGACGCCATAGCGCTGACGGCACATAACACCGGACTTACTCTCACGCTGGCGCTCAGCTATAGTGGACGCTGGGACCTGACTCAAGCCATGCAGCGCATGGCGGAGGATGTACGCTATGGACGCCTCCAACCCGAAGCCATTACTGCCGATACCATCGGGCGGTATCTTTCTACTTCCTTCATGCCAGAACCCGAACTGCTGATTCGTACCAGTGGCGAAATGCGCATCAGCAATTTTATGTTGTGGGAGCTGGCTTATACCGAGCTTTACTTTACGCCCATCTTGTGGCCCGACTTCCGCAAACAACATTTGTTTGAAGCCATTCGTTCTTTTCAACAAAGAGAACGGCGTTTTGGGAAAATCAGTGAACAAGTAAAATCAGAATAA
- a CDS encoding OmpH family outer membrane protein: protein MMKKFVVFSVLCFVLFSVSATLAQQKIGYFDLNYVLPQLPDFKVAQSELQSYQNKLEEDFKAKQQELQAKYQKYLNEGASMPEPTRQALEKELGSLQEQLQEFQSSAAESIQKKENALLAPIYKKIEEAIVAVAKENGYTYILRREALLYEPEDGAGDISDLVLKKLGVSSVKSK from the coding sequence ATGATGAAAAAGTTTGTTGTATTCAGCGTTCTTTGCTTTGTGCTGTTTAGCGTTTCTGCTACCTTGGCTCAGCAAAAAATCGGTTATTTCGACCTGAACTACGTATTGCCTCAACTGCCTGACTTCAAAGTGGCTCAGTCTGAGTTGCAATCTTATCAAAACAAGTTGGAAGAAGATTTTAAAGCCAAGCAGCAAGAGTTGCAAGCCAAATATCAAAAGTATCTGAACGAAGGGGCTTCGATGCCCGAGCCTACCCGTCAAGCTTTGGAAAAAGAATTGGGTTCGTTGCAAGAGCAGTTGCAGGAGTTTCAATCCAGTGCAGCCGAATCTATTCAAAAGAAAGAAAATGCCCTTTTGGCACCCATCTATAAAAAAATAGAAGAAGCCATTGTGGCAGTGGCAAAAGAAAATGGCTACACCTACATTCTGCGTCGTGAGGCTTTGTTGTATGAGCCGGAGGATGGTGCTGGCGATATTTCTGACTTGGTGCTGAAGAAACTGGGCGTCAGTTCGGTAAAGTCAAAATAG
- the porG gene encoding type IX secretion system protein PorG, protein MQKLNILVFIVLWLAGAAPSYGQRHELGAGVGVWNYKGELAPYINYQSPRLGFSVLWRQNWNEALSTRLSFSYGNIEAHDSDLNTPLARRRQYSFQTELTELAAILEYNFFYYRNPSHFQGWSPYLLMGVAAFRMNPAQNISPDYSLYQLSVPMGVGMKVVLGKHWNLNAEVGARKTFTDYLDDLYTNERLLPVRPAKYYTGNTYDKDWYFFSAIHLTYTFYAKPCPSFYKF, encoded by the coding sequence ATGCAGAAATTAAATATACTTGTTTTTATTGTGTTGTGGCTGGCTGGCGCTGCCCCTTCTTACGGGCAGCGTCATGAGTTAGGTGCCGGTGTGGGCGTTTGGAATTACAAAGGCGAGTTGGCACCTTATATCAACTATCAATCGCCGCGCTTGGGTTTTTCGGTCTTGTGGCGTCAGAATTGGAATGAAGCCCTTTCCACGCGCTTGAGCTTTAGTTATGGAAACATCGAAGCCCACGACAGTGACCTAAATACCCCCTTGGCACGTCGTCGTCAATATAGCTTTCAAACAGAACTGACTGAGTTGGCAGCCATTTTAGAATATAATTTTTTTTATTACCGAAATCCCAGCCATTTTCAAGGCTGGAGCCCCTATTTATTGATGGGCGTTGCTGCTTTTCGCATGAATCCTGCTCAAAATATATCGCCAGATTATAGCCTTTACCAGCTGTCAGTGCCCATGGGGGTGGGCATGAAAGTGGTTTTGGGTAAACATTGGAATTTGAATGCTGAAGTTGGGGCTAGAAAGACATTTACAGACTACCTCGATGACCTCTATACCAATGAGCGGCTTCTACCTGTTCGCCCTGCTAAGTACTACACCGGCAACACCTATGACAAAGACTGGTACTTTTTTTCAGCAATTCATTTGACCTACACCTTCTACGCTAAGCCTTGCCCTTCTTTTTACAAGTTTTAA
- the floA gene encoding flotillin-like protein FloA (flotillin-like protein involved in membrane lipid rafts) codes for MEILVIVAVAVVLFFIFISYFPISLWITAQFSGVRIGLLDMTFMRIRRVPPRVIVDALITAEKAGLKGITSNDLESHYLAGGNVQKVISALISADKANIELSFEQAAAIDLAGRDVFEAVQISVNPKVITTPKVAAVAQDGIQLIAVARVTVRANIRRLIGGAGEDTILARVGEGIVTSIGSSKSHKEVLENPDKISKLVLSKGLDEGTAFEILSIDIADIDVGENIGAKLQEDQAEADLKVAEAKAEERRAMAIALEQEMKAKAQEARAEVIAAEAEIPKAIAEALRAGNLGVMDYLRMQNIQADTSMRKSIGGIDTPPDNDKNPYN; via the coding sequence ATGGAAATTCTTGTTATAGTTGCAGTAGCAGTTGTTCTGTTCTTTATCTTCATCTCTTACTTCCCCATCAGTTTGTGGATTACTGCTCAGTTTTCGGGAGTAAGGATTGGTCTTTTGGATATGACTTTCATGCGTATTCGGCGGGTGCCCCCAAGGGTTATAGTAGATGCCTTGATTACTGCCGAAAAAGCAGGACTAAAAGGAATTACCAGCAACGACTTGGAATCGCACTACTTGGCAGGAGGGAATGTTCAAAAAGTCATCAGTGCTTTGATTTCTGCCGATAAAGCCAATATAGAGTTGAGTTTTGAGCAGGCAGCAGCCATTGACCTTGCTGGGCGTGATGTGTTCGAGGCAGTACAGATTTCGGTGAATCCTAAGGTGATTACCACACCTAAGGTGGCTGCAGTAGCCCAAGACGGCATTCAGCTGATAGCCGTGGCGCGGGTGACTGTACGCGCCAATATTCGCCGTTTGATAGGTGGGGCAGGCGAAGACACCATCCTGGCGCGTGTGGGCGAGGGCATTGTTACTTCTATTGGTTCTTCCAAGAGCCATAAAGAAGTACTGGAAAACCCCGATAAGATTTCAAAATTAGTGCTTTCTAAAGGCTTAGATGAAGGCACTGCTTTTGAGATTCTTTCAATAGACATTGCCGATATCGATGTGGGCGAAAACATAGGTGCCAAGCTGCAAGAAGACCAAGCCGAAGCTGACTTGAAAGTAGCCGAAGCCAAAGCCGAAGAGCGGCGTGCCATGGCTATTGCCTTGGAGCAGGAAATGAAAGCCAAAGCCCAAGAAGCACGAGCTGAGGTGATAGCTGCCGAAGCCGAAATACCCAAAGCCATAGCCGAAGCATTGCGTGCAGGCAACTTGGGCGTAATGGACTATCTGCGTATGCAAAACATACAAGCCGATACTTCTATGCGTAAAAGCATAGGAGGAATTGATACACCCCCGGATAACGACAAAAATCCTTACAACTAA
- a CDS encoding MotA/TolQ/ExbB proton channel family protein translates to MKKLFSIFALAGLLYVQTPVFAQTETDTTAATEEVAPAETKTTAQEATVQEETNAAKEQSFHQFVLEKFIEGGVEFMSIILICLILGLAISIERIIYLNLSSTNTKKLLTEIEEALKTQGTDGALKVAQNQKGAVASLFAQGLMRVDEGIEMVEKSVLAYGSVVMGKLERGLVWVSLFIAIAPMLGFMGTVLGMVAAFDKIQQAGNLDASLIAGEIKVALLTTIGGLIVGVILQVFYNYCVSKIDSMVNEMEDASISLVDLLVRHKAGLLK, encoded by the coding sequence ATGAAAAAGCTATTCTCTATTTTCGCCTTAGCTGGTCTTTTGTATGTGCAAACCCCAGTGTTTGCTCAAACTGAAACCGACACGACTGCTGCTACTGAAGAGGTGGCTCCGGCTGAAACAAAAACAACAGCACAAGAAGCTACTGTGCAGGAAGAAACAAACGCAGCTAAAGAACAATCGTTTCATCAATTTGTTCTTGAGAAGTTTATCGAGGGTGGCGTGGAATTTATGTCCATCATCCTCATCTGTTTGATTCTTGGTTTGGCTATCTCTATCGAGCGTATCATCTACTTGAACCTGAGCTCTACCAACACGAAGAAACTGTTGACCGAAATTGAAGAGGCTTTGAAAACACAAGGTACCGATGGCGCTTTGAAAGTAGCTCAAAATCAAAAAGGTGCTGTGGCTTCTCTGTTCGCACAAGGTTTGATGCGTGTGGATGAAGGCATCGAAATGGTAGAAAAGTCGGTATTGGCATACGGCTCGGTAGTGATGGGTAAATTGGAGCGCGGCTTGGTGTGGGTATCGCTCTTCATTGCCATTGCTCCTATGCTTGGTTTCATGGGTACTGTATTGGGTATGGTGGCTGCTTTCGACAAAATCCAGCAAGCCGGTAACCTCGACGCTTCCTTGATTGCCGGTGAAATCAAAGTGGCGCTTTTGACTACCATTGGCGGTTTGATTGTAGGGGTGATTCTTCAAGTCTTCTACAACTACTGCGTATCGAAAATCGATAGCATGGTCAATGAAATGGAAGATGCTTCTATCTCTTTGGTTGACCTCTTGGTGCGTCATAAAGCCGGTTTGTTGAAGTAA
- a CDS encoding outer membrane beta-barrel protein, whose translation MMRKFCFVVFCVAGTLWGAQAQRINSGGDYWAIYGGLGAANYFGDLAPDDNPASTNIAYTRPSVMAGVARRFNSRMQLEAEFDYLRIMASDFRNADPNDQQHKYRYLRNANFRNDIFELSVRLAVDLIPSRGYFYRRPMWRPYVFAGVGAFYHNPKGMTPNGEWVALQPLRTEGQGLTPNYNPNLKYPSKPYSLIQFSVPFGAGVRYKLNDNFDLSFEFVYHYTFTDYLDDVSGNYADPRDLLDQVGPLAVIMANRTTETRDPITGKTRDFRPVADSIGGLTTDELGNPTVVGFGRGGDQRGNSKELDKVITLGFKLTYIFAGKVRCPKFR comes from the coding sequence ATGATGCGCAAATTCTGTTTTGTGGTTTTTTGTGTTGCAGGTACCCTTTGGGGTGCACAGGCACAACGAATTAATAGCGGAGGCGATTATTGGGCTATCTATGGCGGTTTGGGCGCCGCCAACTATTTCGGAGACCTGGCTCCGGACGATAACCCTGCCAGTACCAACATAGCCTATACCCGTCCCAGTGTAATGGCGGGCGTTGCACGCCGTTTTAATAGCCGCATGCAGCTTGAGGCAGAATTTGACTATCTGCGCATTATGGCATCGGACTTCAGAAATGCTGACCCTAATGACCAACAGCACAAATATCGCTACTTGCGCAATGCCAACTTCCGTAACGATATATTTGAACTGTCTGTGCGCTTGGCTGTTGACTTGATTCCTTCACGGGGGTATTTTTATCGCCGTCCCATGTGGCGTCCTTATGTATTTGCTGGGGTAGGGGCTTTCTATCATAATCCCAAAGGGATGACGCCCAATGGCGAATGGGTAGCTCTTCAACCGCTGCGCACCGAAGGGCAAGGATTGACACCGAACTATAACCCCAACCTGAAATATCCGAGCAAGCCCTACTCTTTGATTCAGTTTTCAGTGCCTTTTGGTGCTGGTGTGCGCTATAAGCTGAACGATAACTTCGATTTGAGCTTTGAGTTTGTATATCACTACACCTTTACTGATTACCTCGACGACGTAAGCGGCAACTATGCCGACCCTCGTGACCTCTTGGACCAAGTAGGTCCTTTGGCAGTGATAATGGCAAACCGCACCACCGAAACGCGTGACCCCATCACCGGCAAAACTCGCGACTTTCGACCAGTAGCAGACAGTATCGGCGGCTTGACTACCGACGAGCTGGGTAACCCCACAGTGGTAGGCTTCGGTAGAGGCGGTGACCAACGCGGAAACAGCAAGGAGTTGGACAAAGTCATCACCTTAGGTTTTAAACTTACCTATATCTTTGCCGGCAAGGTGCGCTGTCCTAAGTTCCGTTAA
- the bamA gene encoding outer membrane protein assembly factor BamA, whose product MQRFLKSFRVVVCFLWLSGLAHAQNRSGEYVIAGINISGIKFLDSNALLNMAGLKVGDTLEIPSTRTATAIRKLWETGLFGDVEITATKFEGNKVYLNLYLQERPRVSRIQFEGVKKGDADKLQDKIKAIKGKIISDPLVKNALITVEKYYKDKGFYAVKVNATQPKDTLLSNSVILKLKVERGKKVKADEIIFEGNQAVSDKRLHRRMKIKEKRFPRIFTSSKFVPKKYKEDKERIIKLYGKEGYRDAQILEDCVYFVKPNRVNIYMKLHEGPQYHYRNITWKGNFVYSDEYLSQVLGIKKGDIYDREELDKRLNFSLTEQDISSLYMDNGYLFFRITPVETKVEGDSIDIEMRIYEGPQATINSIFINGNTRTSDHVILREIRTIPGRKFSRREIIRTNQALSQLGYFDPEKIQIEPVPHLETGTVDINYTVEEKPSDQLELSGGWGGGIGFVGTVGVVFNNFSLRKAGKLSNWRPVPAGDGQQLALRIQANGRAFQTYSLTFTEPWLGGKKPNAFSVNLSHSVQRNVFRNRVLGGLQVTSATMSLGRRLNFPDDYFVLSNALSFRQYTIDNYNAGLGYNNGVSRSITFSTTLARNSIDNPTFPRTGSNISLSVTMTPPFSLFDNIEGRANYDALSPQERFRWIEYHKWMLDASFFTPIVGKLVLNTRAHFGFLQTYSKEKEVGPFERFILGGSGLSGFNFLLGSDIIALRGYKDRSIVPFSTGVNAGTGGTVFSKYVMELRYPLSLNPAATIFVLSFVEAGNNWADFGRFNPFNVYRSAGIGARVLMPAFGMIGIDYAVGFDEVRGDPGANGGQFHFTIGQQIR is encoded by the coding sequence ATGCAGCGTTTTTTGAAGAGTTTTCGGGTAGTTGTGTGCTTTTTGTGGCTGAGTGGCTTGGCTCATGCACAGAACCGCTCCGGCGAGTATGTCATTGCTGGCATCAATATTAGTGGTATCAAGTTTCTCGACAGCAATGCCCTGCTCAATATGGCAGGCTTGAAAGTAGGTGATACTTTGGAAATTCCCAGTACGCGCACAGCCACAGCCATCAGAAAGCTTTGGGAAACAGGGCTTTTCGGGGATGTGGAAATTACAGCTACCAAGTTTGAAGGCAACAAGGTCTATTTGAATCTGTATTTGCAAGAACGCCCTCGAGTATCACGCATTCAGTTTGAAGGGGTGAAAAAGGGCGATGCCGATAAGCTACAAGATAAAATCAAAGCCATCAAGGGCAAAATTATTTCCGACCCACTGGTGAAAAATGCCTTGATTACAGTAGAAAAGTACTATAAAGACAAAGGCTTTTATGCCGTGAAGGTCAATGCCACTCAGCCAAAAGATACGCTGCTCTCCAATAGTGTGATATTGAAGTTGAAAGTGGAAAGAGGTAAGAAAGTGAAGGCAGACGAAATTATTTTTGAAGGCAACCAAGCTGTATCGGACAAGCGCCTGCACCGGCGTATGAAAATAAAAGAAAAGCGCTTTCCGCGTATTTTTACCTCTTCGAAGTTTGTACCCAAAAAATATAAAGAAGACAAAGAGCGGATTATTAAGCTGTATGGAAAAGAAGGCTACCGCGATGCGCAGATATTGGAAGACTGCGTGTATTTTGTAAAGCCCAATCGGGTAAACATATACATGAAACTACACGAAGGACCGCAGTATCATTATCGCAACATCACATGGAAAGGCAACTTCGTGTATTCGGATGAATACCTGTCGCAGGTGTTGGGCATCAAAAAAGGGGATATTTATGACCGTGAAGAACTGGATAAACGCCTCAATTTTAGCTTGACAGAGCAGGACATCAGCTCCCTGTATATGGACAATGGCTATTTGTTCTTCCGGATTACCCCTGTGGAAACCAAGGTGGAGGGCGACTCCATTGATATCGAAATGCGTATTTATGAAGGACCACAGGCAACCATCAACAGCATTTTTATCAATGGCAACACACGCACGAGCGACCATGTGATTTTACGTGAAATACGTACCATACCAGGGCGTAAGTTCAGCCGCCGCGAGATTATACGTACCAATCAGGCACTGAGTCAATTGGGCTATTTCGACCCTGAAAAAATACAAATCGAGCCGGTTCCACATCTGGAAACTGGAACCGTGGATATTAATTACACCGTAGAAGAAAAACCCAGTGACCAGCTGGAACTTTCCGGTGGTTGGGGCGGTGGCATTGGCTTTGTTGGCACTGTGGGGGTTGTCTTCAACAACTTCTCCTTGCGTAAAGCTGGCAAGTTAAGCAACTGGCGCCCGGTGCCTGCTGGCGATGGGCAGCAGCTTGCCTTGCGCATCCAAGCCAACGGGCGTGCTTTTCAAACCTACTCGCTCACCTTTACCGAGCCTTGGTTGGGCGGTAAGAAACCCAATGCCTTCTCGGTCAACTTAAGCCACTCGGTGCAGCGTAATGTATTTAGAAACCGGGTGTTGGGGGGCTTGCAAGTTACGAGTGCTACTATGAGCTTGGGGCGACGTCTGAACTTCCCTGATGACTACTTCGTTTTGAGCAATGCCTTGAGTTTCCGCCAGTACACCATTGACAACTACAATGCGGGCTTGGGATACAACAACGGGGTTTCTCGTAGCATTACTTTTAGCACCACACTGGCACGCAACAGCATAGATAACCCTACTTTCCCACGCACTGGTTCGAACATATCATTGAGTGTAACCATGACACCGCCTTTCTCTCTGTTCGATAACATAGAAGGCAGAGCAAACTACGATGCCTTGAGCCCACAGGAACGTTTTAGATGGATTGAGTATCATAAATGGATGTTAGACGCCTCTTTCTTTACTCCCATAGTAGGCAAGCTGGTATTGAATACTCGCGCACACTTCGGCTTTTTGCAAACTTACAGCAAAGAAAAAGAGGTAGGACCTTTTGAACGCTTTATCTTGGGTGGTAGTGGCTTGTCGGGTTTCAATTTCTTGTTGGGTTCCGACATCATCGCTTTACGTGGTTATAAAGACCGCTCCATAGTTCCTTTCTCTACGGGGGTAAATGCCGGCACTGGTGGTACGGTATTCAGCAAGTATGTGATGGAGTTACGCTATCCGCTCTCGTTGAATCCGGCAGCTACCATTTTCGTCTTATCGTTTGTGGAAGCGGGCAACAACTGGGCAGATTTCGGGCGCTTCAACCCCTTCAATGTTTACCGCTCTGCTGGTATTGGGGCGCGGGTGCTCATGCCTGCTTTTGGTATGATAGGTATCGATTATGCAGTGGGCTTCGACGAGGTGCGCGGCGACCCGGGTGCCAATGGGGGGCAATTCCACTTTACCATCGGTCAACAAATACGATAA
- a CDS encoding NfeD family protein — MIVIFTLLLVALLLFLLEIFVIPGTSIAALLALMSWITAVVWAFMESPEWGAALTVGSLLLGALGLRYFPTSHLLKRFSLKSSLPSGKDTPAEIPSYLGSALAISDLKPYGRIELPNGGQYDARSLSGYISSGNEVEVVKAEKKYYLVRAVPSSKEQTRK; from the coding sequence ATGATTGTTATCTTTACTTTACTGCTGGTTGCCTTGTTGCTGTTTTTGTTAGAAATCTTTGTGATTCCCGGCACCAGCATCGCTGCCCTTCTTGCGTTGATGAGCTGGATTACTGCCGTGGTGTGGGCTTTTATGGAGTCGCCGGAGTGGGGAGCTGCCTTAACTGTAGGCAGTCTTTTGCTGGGCGCATTAGGACTTCGCTATTTCCCTACTTCGCACCTTCTCAAGCGCTTTAGTTTGAAAAGCTCGCTGCCCAGTGGCAAAGATACACCTGCCGAAATACCGTCTTATCTTGGCAGTGCTCTGGCTATCTCTGATTTGAAACCTTACGGACGCATAGAGTTGCCCAATGGCGGGCAGTATGATGCACGCTCATTGAGTGGCTATATTTCCAGCGGCAATGAAGTGGAGGTAGTCAAAGCTGAAAAAAAATATTATCTTGTAAGAGCCGTTCCCTCTTCAAAGGAACAAACAAGGAAATAG
- a CDS encoding OmpH family outer membrane protein, whose product MKPFFCLLFFFVCLHVAHAQKFGFVDINFILRKMPEYQQVQQDFDRFVQRATQEIEAKFQEVEELKRKYNSEELLLTDEMKRERLEEIAKKEKEARELQHKTFGHQGLIFLKKQELLTPLREKLNKAIERVARRHQLQVIYDKSGDFVVVYLDPRHDYTDYVLEELGLGDPEDNPKERANR is encoded by the coding sequence ATGAAGCCTTTCTTTTGCTTGCTCTTCTTCTTTGTCTGCCTGCATGTAGCTCATGCGCAGAAATTTGGTTTTGTGGATATCAATTTCATCTTGCGTAAGATGCCCGAATACCAACAAGTGCAACAAGACTTTGACCGCTTTGTGCAAAGAGCTACGCAAGAGATTGAAGCCAAATTCCAAGAAGTAGAGGAGTTGAAACGCAAATACAACAGCGAAGAGCTTTTGCTGACCGACGAAATGAAGCGCGAGCGCCTTGAAGAAATTGCAAAAAAAGAAAAGGAAGCGCGGGAGTTGCAGCACAAAACTTTCGGACACCAAGGGCTCATTTTCTTGAAAAAACAAGAATTATTGACCCCACTGCGTGAAAAATTAAACAAAGCAATAGAGCGGGTGGCTCGCCGGCATCAGCTGCAGGTAATTTACGACAAGTCGGGCGATTTTGTGGTGGTTTATCTCGACCCTCGCCACGATTACACCGATTATGTGCTTGAAGAGCTGGGATTGGGCGACCCAGAAGACAATCCTAAAGAAAGAGCGAACCGTTAA
- a CDS encoding ExbD/TolR family protein has protein sequence MQGHFKKKTKAKQEIPTAALPDIIFMLLFFFMVTTQLKPEQVLVEQELPHASQIQEVDDPTVVSYVYIGPPINKAAFGSEPRVQVNDVLLEPNAIAPLLLEEQAALPLEKRARMIVSLKVDKDVKMGVVSDVTNTLRDNELRMVLFNAVKASASEQ, from the coding sequence ATGCAAGGGCATTTCAAGAAGAAAACAAAAGCAAAACAGGAGATACCCACGGCGGCACTACCCGATATCATCTTCATGCTCTTGTTCTTCTTTATGGTAACCACTCAGTTGAAGCCTGAGCAGGTACTTGTAGAGCAAGAACTGCCGCATGCAAGCCAAATACAAGAGGTAGATGACCCTACCGTGGTGAGTTATGTGTACATCGGACCGCCTATCAACAAAGCGGCTTTTGGTTCTGAGCCGCGCGTGCAGGTGAACGACGTGCTGCTCGAGCCTAATGCCATTGCCCCCTTGTTGCTGGAAGAGCAGGCTGCCTTGCCTTTGGAAAAACGTGCAAGGATGATTGTCTCGCTCAAAGTAGATAAGGATGTGAAAATGGGCGTGGTAAGCGACGTGACCAATACCCTGCGTGATAACGAATTACGTATGGTGTTGTTCAACGCGGTGAAGGCAAGTGCTTCAGAGCAATAG
- a CDS encoding dienelactone hydrolase family protein encodes MNRLLTILILSLLCSGLYAQTPACCTSATRSFAAFASDKSFNSQHEIPLPYRHNSDIGKDITFPVEDGQAAHAYELRAQKPSPLWLFVFHEWWGLNDHIKKEAEKLYKDLGGKVNVLALDLYDRQVATTREEAAQLMQSAQEARIRSIIRGAAQYAGKKAHIATIGWCFGGGWSMQAALMLGKQAHACIIYYGMPEQNIEKLKSLRAPVLGIFATQDRWINPEVVKAFEQAMKAAGKALEVYSYDADHAFANPSNPHYQSEATAQAYDKTLKFLQRHLLGKD; translated from the coding sequence ATGAATAGACTGCTCACAATACTTATTTTAAGCCTGCTGTGCAGTGGGCTCTATGCCCAAACGCCAGCTTGTTGCACAAGTGCTACTCGAAGCTTTGCTGCTTTCGCCTCCGACAAAAGCTTCAACAGCCAACACGAAATCCCTCTCCCCTACCGACACAATAGCGACATAGGCAAAGACATCACCTTTCCGGTTGAAGACGGACAAGCAGCGCATGCCTACGAGCTACGTGCCCAAAAGCCCTCGCCTCTATGGCTTTTTGTCTTCCATGAATGGTGGGGGCTCAACGACCATATCAAAAAAGAAGCGGAGAAATTATACAAGGACTTAGGAGGCAAAGTAAATGTACTGGCATTGGACCTTTATGACCGCCAAGTAGCCACTACACGCGAAGAGGCTGCCCAACTCATGCAAAGCGCACAAGAAGCCCGGATAAGAAGCATCATTCGTGGAGCTGCACAATATGCAGGCAAGAAAGCCCATATTGCCACCATCGGATGGTGCTTTGGGGGTGGCTGGTCAATGCAAGCAGCGCTCATGCTTGGCAAGCAAGCGCATGCCTGCATCATCTATTACGGCATGCCGGAGCAAAACATAGAAAAATTGAAAAGCCTCCGGGCACCAGTGTTGGGCATCTTTGCCACTCAAGACCGCTGGATTAACCCGGAAGTAGTCAAGGCATTTGAACAGGCAATGAAGGCAGCGGGCAAGGCATTAGAAGTGTATAGCTATGACGCAGACCATGCCTTTGCCAACCCGAGCAACCCTCATTATCAGAGTGAAGCTACCGCCCAAGCTTATGATAAGACTTTAAAGTTTTTGCAGCGCCATCTGCTTGGCAAAGATTAA
- a CDS encoding ExbD/TolR family protein, producing the protein MAKKERQAPEISAGAMADIAFLLLIFFLVTTQFPAEEGIPMVLPPKKDPNQEQLQKEINDRNLFKILVNRNDELLVEDEIMDLANLKEAVKRHITNNGRDPKLSDSPQKAVVSIKVDRGTSYDMYIKVLDRVKQAYHEARAEALGITVEQYLAIKEDKLPPDMKQKYQQVKERIPMMISIADPNKKK; encoded by the coding sequence ATGGCAAAAAAAGAAAGACAAGCACCGGAGATTAGTGCAGGCGCCATGGCAGATATTGCCTTCCTGTTGCTGATTTTCTTCTTGGTGACCACCCAGTTCCCCGCCGAAGAAGGGATACCTATGGTCTTGCCTCCCAAGAAAGACCCCAATCAGGAACAGCTGCAGAAGGAAATCAACGACCGCAACCTCTTCAAAATACTGGTGAACCGTAACGACGAACTGCTGGTAGAGGATGAAATCATGGATTTGGCAAACCTGAAAGAGGCGGTGAAGCGTCATATTACTAACAACGGGCGCGACCCTAAACTTTCAGACAGCCCTCAAAAGGCGGTCGTTTCCATAAAAGTGGACCGTGGTACCAGCTACGATATGTACATCAAAGTACTGGACAGGGTAAAGCAGGCTTATCATGAAGCCAGAGCAGAAGCCTTGGGTATTACTGTAGAGCAATACTTGGCTATCAAAGAGGATAAGCTCCCGCCCGATATGAAACAAAAATATCAGCAGGTGAAGGAGCGCATCCCGATGATGATTTCAATTGCTGACCCGAATAAAAAGAAATAA